Within the Clostridium scatologenes genome, the region AAAGCTATAATATCAGATGTATCTGTATCCTTTGCATTACCATTTTGTAATAACATATCTTTTGTAATAGTTATCACACATATTTTATCTCCAACTAGCTCCATTTTTTCAATAGCTTTTCCAAAAAATTTTATTCTATCAAAATTTTTATTTTCATATATAATTCTATGAATTTCGCTAAAATCAATACCCGTATTTACTAAATCTCCTGCTATAGTATGTGTAACTGAAGTAGTTGATGAATATTTAAAAGCCCCTGTATCTGTAATCAATGAAGTATATAAACATACTGCCATATCTTTAGTGATATTTATACCTATAATTTTAAGCATTTGATAAACAATTTCACTTACTGCTGCGGCATTAGTATCTACATAATTTAAGTCTGCATATAGTTCATTTGACATATGATGATCTATATTAATCAATGTATATTTTCTATTTTCAAAATCTAAATTTGCATTTATTCTTTTTACATCACCACAATCTAAAACTATTACACATTGGGTTTCATTAATAACTTCATGCTTTAATCCATCTATCTCTTCTGAACAAGGTAGAAAAGAAAAAGATTCTGGTACTTTTTCTTTAGAAAGTATATAAACTTCCTTATTAAGCTTATTAAGCCCCTGCATCAAAGCAAGAGCAGACCCCAATGAGTCTCCATCAGGAGATTCATGGAAAGTAATAGCTATTCTATTACTTTCCTTTATTTTTTTTAAAATATTATTCATTATCATGATGCTCTTTCTCCTTTATTTTGTGTAAAAGTGCATCTATATGCATACCTTGTTCTATAGTATTATCTAATTCTATAAGTATTTCTGGTGTGTATCTTAAATTTATTTTATGCCCAATTTCTCTTCTAATAAATCCAGCTGAACCCTTTAAAGCCTCAAATGTACTGCTTTTAGCATCTTCATTTCCAAAAATACTTACATATACTTTGGCATACCTCAAATCCTTTGTCACATCTACTTTAGTAACACTTATCATAGCACTTAATCTTGGATCTTTTATATCATTTTGAATTATAGTGCTTATTTCTCTTTTCATCTCTTCATTTATTCTACCACTTCTATATTTAGCCATATAATATCACCTCATTCTTACATAGTATATATGACATAACTACTTTTAATTCTCAATTTCCTAATATTTTTAAATTAAAGTGAATCCTTTTTAACTTCTTCCATAGTATAAGCTTCTATTTCGTCTCCCTCTTTTATGTCATTAAACTTTTCAACAGAAAGACCACATTCATAACCTGATGCCACTTCTTTAACATCATCCTTGAATCTCTTTAAAGATGCAAGCTCTGATTCAAATATTACTATACCATCCCTTATAACTCTAACACTGCTATTTCTAACAATTTTTCCATCTGTTACATAGCATCCTGCAATAGTACCTACATTAGATATTTTATATACCTGTCTTACTTCAACTTTTCCAAGTACTACTTCCTTGTAATCTGGCTCAAGCATTCCAATCATAGCTGCTTTTATATCATCTATAGCATTATATATAACTCTATAAGTTTTTATATCTACAGCTTCTTTTTCTGCTGCTGCTGTTGCATTATTATCAGGTCTTACATTAAATCCTATAATTATAGCATTAGATGCAGATGCAAGAGTAACATCAGTTTCAGTTATTGCACCAACTGCTCCATGTATAACCCTAACTTTTATTTCTTCATTAGATAACTTTTGAAGAGATTGTTTTAAAGCTTCTATAGATCCTTGAACATCAGCTTTAACTATTATATTTAATTCTTTAACTTTTCCTTCTTGTATCTGATTATATAAATCTTCAAGAGAAACTTTATGTGTTGATTGTAAATACTCAGCTCTTAATTTTTCTTTTCTCTTATCAGCCATTTCTCTTGCAGTTTTTTCATCTTTTACCTGATGGAATCTATCTCCTGCTGATGGAACTTCAGATAATCCAAGTATTTCTACTGGTATAGAAGGTCCTGCTGATTTAATTTTTTTACCCTTATCATCAAACATGGCTCTTATTCTTCCATAAGTAGATCCTACTATTATAGAATCTCCAACATGTATAGTACCATTTTGAACTAACAATGTAGCTACAGCTCCTCTTCCTTTGTCAAGCTTAGATTCTACTACTGTTCCTTTACCATTTCTACTAGCATTAGCTTTTAGTTCTTGCATTTCAGCTGTTAAAAGCACCATTTCTAGCAATGTATCTATTCCTTCTTTTGTATGTGCAGATACAGGTACACATATTACATCTCCGCCCCAATCTTCTGCTACTAATCCATGCTCAGTTAATTCTTGCTTAACTCTATCTGGATTAGCTCCTGGTCTATCCATTTTGTTTATAGCAACTACCATAGGAACATTAGCAGCTTTACAATGGTTTATAGCTTCAACCGTTTGAGGCATTATTCCATCATCTGCAGCTACTACAAGTATAACTATATCTGTAATTTGAGCACCTCTTGCTCTCATAGAAGTAAAAGCTTCATGTCCAGGTGTATCAAGGAATGTTATTTTTTCTCCATTTATAGTTACAGTGTATGCTCCAATATGCTGAGTAATTCCTCCTGCTTCTGTAGATGTAACTTTTGCTTTTCTTATAGCATCTAGTAAAGATGTCTTACCATGATCAACATGACCCATAACTGTTATAATTGGAGGTCGCTTTTGTAAATCACCATCTTCTTCTTCTTCCTCTTCTTGTTCTACAGATTCCTTATCTATATCTTTTTCCTTTTTAGCTACTAAAACATCAAATTTTTCTGCTAACTTTTCTGCAGTATCAAAATCTATTTCTTGATTTATAGCTGCCATTACACCCATAAAAATAAGCTGTTTAATAACTTCTGTAGTAGGTTTGCCAATTTTCTCTGCTATTTCCTTTACTGTTATAGTTTCATCTATTTCTATAACTTTTTCAACTTCATTCTCTTCATCATTTTCATCAGAGCCTTGTTGGCCTCTATTTTCTTTGTTTTTATTTTTAACTTTAGTTACCTTTATGCTTTTTTTCAGATTTTCCTCAGCTAGATCCTCATACTTTTCTTCTATGGTATCACTTAGATCTGATGCCTTTTCTTTTTCCTTTTCTGCAAAAAGTTCTTTTATTAATTCTGCATCTTCATCTTCAATAACACCCATATGATTTTTAACTTCTATACCAAATTCACTAGAAAGAATACCGATTAATTCTTTACTTGATATTCCTAGTTCCTTTGCTAATTCATAAACTCTTATTTTTGACAAAGTATTCACCCCCGAAACTAAATTTTTTCACATTCTTTCCATAAGATAAGTAACCTTTCACTCATTTTTTTATCAGATACACCCAGAATTTTTATTTGTTCCATACCTAAAACTTTTCCTAAATCTTCTTTATTATATCCCTGTAAAACAGGAACTTTACATTTTTCACTATAATTTAGAAACTTATTCACTGTATTTTGCGATGCATCTTCTGATATTATAATTAGATATGCTTTTCTTCTCTTTAAAGCATCTTCACATTTATTATATCCTTCTAATACTTTTCCTGCACGTTTTGTTAATCCTAGAAATTGAAAAAACTTATTTTCCATTTTCTATCTCTTCCTTTAATCTATTGTAAATTTCTTCACTTATCTTAGTTTCAAGATTTTTTTCAAGCTTCTTACTTTTAAAAGCCTTCTCTAAACATTCGATGCTTTTACAAATATAAGCTCCTCTTCCATTCTTCTTACCTGTTAAATCTACAGTCACTTCATCTTCTTTACTTTTTACCACTCTTATAAGCTCTTTTTTAGGTTTCATCTCCATACATCCTGTGCACATTCTCTGTGGTATTTTCTTCACCTTCATATTATAACCACCTCACCTAAAATTTAGATACCTTCTTCATCAGAAATATCTTCTGCTTCAGAAATAGTTTCTACTTCAGTAACAATTTCCACTTGAGACTTGCTTTTTATATCTATCTTCCATCCTGTAAGTTTTGCTGCTAATCTTACATTTTGGCCTTCTTTTCCTATTGCTAGCGATAATTGATTATCATCAACTACAATTTGAGCAAACTTATTTTCTTCATCTAAAGTAACATCTATTACTTTTGCAGGACTTAAAGCATTAGCTATATACTCTTCTGGTAATTTACTCCACTTGATAATATCTATTTTTTCATTTTTAAGTTCATTTACTATATTTTGAACCCTTATTCCCTTTGGCCCAACACAAGCTCCCATTGGATCTACATTTTCATCATTTGAATTTACAGCTATTTTAGTTCTAGATCCTGCTTCTCTTGCAATAGATTTTATTTCAACTGTACCATCAAATATTTCAGGAACTTCAAGTTCAAATAATCTTTTCACAAGACCTGGATGT harbors:
- a CDS encoding DHH family phosphoesterase, giving the protein MIMNNILKKIKESNRIAITFHESPDGDSLGSALALMQGLNKLNKEVYILSKEKVPESFSFLPCSEEIDGLKHEVINETQCVIVLDCGDVKRINANLDFENRKYTLINIDHHMSNELYADLNYVDTNAAAVSEIVYQMLKIIGINITKDMAVCLYTSLITDTGAFKYSSTTSVTHTIAGDLVNTGIDFSEIHRIIYENKNFDRIKFFGKAIEKMELVGDKICVITITKDMLLQNGNAKDTDTSDIIAFAMQIDTVEVALLIKETEVGIKASLRSKSKVDVRKIAEKFGGGGHIKASGLAMNDKTVEEARELIINEVENLL
- the rbfA gene encoding 30S ribosome-binding factor RbfA codes for the protein MAKYRSGRINEEMKREISTIIQNDIKDPRLSAMISVTKVDVTKDLRYAKVYVSIFGNEDAKSSTFEALKGSAGFIRREIGHKINLRYTPEILIELDNTIEQGMHIDALLHKIKEKEHHDNE
- the infB gene encoding translation initiation factor IF-2, yielding MSKIRVYELAKELGISSKELIGILSSEFGIEVKNHMGVIEDEDAELIKELFAEKEKEKASDLSDTIEEKYEDLAEENLKKSIKVTKVKNKNKENRGQQGSDENDEENEVEKVIEIDETITVKEIAEKIGKPTTEVIKQLIFMGVMAAINQEIDFDTAEKLAEKFDVLVAKKEKDIDKESVEQEEEEEEDGDLQKRPPIITVMGHVDHGKTSLLDAIRKAKVTSTEAGGITQHIGAYTVTINGEKITFLDTPGHEAFTSMRARGAQITDIVILVVAADDGIMPQTVEAINHCKAANVPMVVAINKMDRPGANPDRVKQELTEHGLVAEDWGGDVICVPVSAHTKEGIDTLLEMVLLTAEMQELKANASRNGKGTVVESKLDKGRGAVATLLVQNGTIHVGDSIIVGSTYGRIRAMFDDKGKKIKSAGPSIPVEILGLSEVPSAGDRFHQVKDEKTAREMADKRKEKLRAEYLQSTHKVSLEDLYNQIQEGKVKELNIIVKADVQGSIEALKQSLQKLSNEEIKVRVIHGAVGAITETDVTLASASNAIIIGFNVRPDNNATAAAEKEAVDIKTYRVIYNAIDDIKAAMIGMLEPDYKEVVLGKVEVRQVYKISNVGTIAGCYVTDGKIVRNSSVRVIRDGIVIFESELASLKRFKDDVKEVASGYECGLSVEKFNDIKEGDEIEAYTMEEVKKDSL
- a CDS encoding ribosomal L7Ae/L30e/S12e/Gadd45 family protein; translated protein: MENKFFQFLGLTKRAGKVLEGYNKCEDALKRRKAYLIIISEDASQNTVNKFLNYSEKCKVPVLQGYNKEDLGKVLGMEQIKILGVSDKKMSERLLILWKECEKI
- the rnpM gene encoding RNase P modulator RnpM; the encoded protein is MKVKKIPQRMCTGCMEMKPKKELIRVVKSKEDEVTVDLTGKKNGRGAYICKSIECLEKAFKSKKLEKNLETKISEEIYNRLKEEIENGK